In one Cellulomonas sp. JZ18 genomic region, the following are encoded:
- a CDS encoding HAD-IIIA family hydrolase, whose protein sequence is MSAARPVTADAPTAAAPSVVPDRSRPAPRAVLFDRDGTLVHDVPYNGDPDLVRPVDGARDLLDALRAAGVRVGLVTNQSGVARGLLTREQVDAVHARLAELVGPFDTVQVCPHGPQDGCGCRKPAPGMVLAAAHALDVAPQELAVVGDIGADVGAAVAAGARAVLVPTPVTRAEEVEAAPVVAPDLRAALAHLLPGVVAAAAPAEVATPQEARP, encoded by the coding sequence GTGAGCGCGGCGCGCCCCGTGACGGCGGACGCCCCGACGGCCGCAGCCCCGAGCGTCGTGCCGGACCGCTCCCGCCCTGCGCCCCGCGCGGTCCTGTTCGACCGCGACGGCACGCTCGTGCACGACGTGCCCTACAACGGCGACCCCGACCTCGTCCGCCCGGTCGACGGCGCCCGCGACCTGCTCGACGCGCTGCGGGCCGCGGGTGTGCGGGTCGGGCTCGTCACCAACCAGTCCGGCGTCGCACGCGGGCTGCTGACGCGCGAGCAGGTCGACGCCGTGCACGCGCGGCTGGCCGAGCTGGTCGGTCCGTTCGACACCGTGCAGGTGTGCCCGCACGGCCCGCAGGACGGCTGCGGGTGCCGCAAGCCGGCGCCGGGCATGGTGCTGGCCGCCGCGCACGCGCTGGACGTCGCACCGCAGGAGCTCGCCGTCGTCGGGGACATCGGCGCGGACGTCGGCGCCGCGGTCGCCGCCGGTGCCCGGGCCGTCCTGGTCCCCACGCCCGTGACCCGCGCGGAGGAGGTCGAGGCCGCGCCCGTCGTCGCACCCGACCTGCGTGCCGCCCTCGCGCACCTGCTGCCCGGGGTGGTCGCCGCGGCCGCCCCGGCCGAGGTGGCGACGCCGCAGGAGGCCCGCCCGTGA